In a genomic window of Urocitellus parryii isolate mUroPar1 chromosome 11, mUroPar1.hap1, whole genome shotgun sequence:
- the Gpr61 gene encoding G-protein coupled receptor 61 — protein sequence MESSPIPQSSGNSSTLGRIPQTPGPSTASGVPEVGLRDVASESVALFFMLLLDLTAVAGNAAVMAVIAKTPALRKFVFVFHLCLVDLLAALTLMPLAMLSSSALFDHALFGEVACRLYLFLSVCFVSLAILSVSAINVERYYYVVHPMRYEVRMTLGLVASVLVGVWVKALAMASVPVLGRVSWEEGGPNVPPGCSLQWSHSAYCQLFVVVFAVLYFLLPLLLILVVYCSMFRVARVAAMQHGPLPTWMETPRQRSESLSSRSTMVTSSGAPQTTPHRTFGGGKAAVVLLAVGGQFLLCWLPYFSFHLYVALSAQPISTGQVESVVTWIGYFCFTSNPFFYGCLNRQIRGELSKQFVCFFKPAPEEELRLPSREGSIEENFLQFLQGTGCPSENWVSRPPPSPKQDPPAVDFRIPGQIAEETSEFLEQQLTSDIIMSDNYLHPAPSPRLES from the coding sequence ATGGAGTCCTCGCCCATCCCTCAGTCATCGGGGAACTCTTCCACTTTGGGGAGGATCCCTCAAACTCCAGGTCCCTCTACTGCCAGTGGGGTCCCAGAGGTGGGACTGAGGGATGTAGCTTCAGAATCTGTGGCCCTCTTCTTCATGCTCCTTCTGGACTTGACTGCTGTGGCTGGCAATGCTGCCGTGATGGCCGTTATTGCCAAGACACCTGCCCTCCGAAAatttgtatttgtcttccacctcTGCCTGGTGGACCTGCTGGCTGCCCTGACCCTCATGCCCCTGGCCATGCTCTCCAGCTCCGCCCTCTTTGACCATGCCCTCTTCGGGGAGGTGGCCTGCCGCCTCTATTTGTTCCTGAGTGTATGCTTTGTCAGCCTGGCCATCCTCTCTGTGTCCGCCATCAATGTGGAGCGCTACTATTATGTGGTCCACCCCATGCGCTATGAGGTGCGCATGACACTGGGGCTTGTGGCCTCAGTGTTGGTGGGTGTATGGGTGAAGGCCCTGGCCATGGCTTCTGTGCCAGTGTTGGGAAGGGTCTCCTGGGAAGAAGGAGGTCCCAATGTACCCCCAGGCTGTTCACTCCAATGGAGCCACAGTGCCTACTGCCAGCTTTTTGTGGTGGTCTTTGCTGTCCTTTACTTCTTGTTGCCCCTGCTCCTCATCCTTGTGGTCTACTGCAGCATGTTCCGAGTGGCTCGTGTGGCTGCGATGCAGCATGGGCCACTGCCCACGTGGATGGAGACACCCCGGCAACGCTCCGAGTCTCTCAGCAGCCGCTCCACTATGGTCACCAGCTCGGGGGCACCCCAGACCACTCCACACCGGACGTTTGGGGGAGGGAAAGCAGCAGTGGTCCTCCTGGCTGTGGGGGGTCAGTTCCTGCTCTGTTGGTTGCCCTACTTCTCTTTCCACCTCTACGTTGCCCTGAGTGCTCAGCCTATTTCAACCGGGCAGGTGGAGAGTGTGGTGACCTGGATTGGCTACTTTTGCTTCACTTCCAACCCTTTCTTCTATGGGTGTCTCAACCGGCAGATCCGGGGGGAGCTCAGCAAGCAGTTTGTCTGCTTCTTCAAGCCAGCTCCAGAGGAGGAGCTGAGGCTGCCTAGCCGGGAGGGCTCCATTGAGGAGAACTTCCTGCAGTTCCTTCAGGGGACAGGCTGTCCCTCTGAGAACTGGGTTTCCCGGCCCCCACCCAGCCCTAAGCAGGATCCACCTGCTGTTGACTTCCGAATCCCAGGCCAGATAGCTGAGGAGACCTCTGAGTTTCTGGAGCAGCAACTCACTAGTGATATCATCATGTCGGACAACTACCTCCACCCTGCCCCCTCACCCCGGCTGGAGTCATGA